The Phycisphaerales bacterium AB-hyl4 genome has a segment encoding these proteins:
- a CDS encoding helix-turn-helix transcriptional regulator: protein MKLKDVADRLGGICVRGVRRLVQRGELPAPVKVGGRSCLFESDVQTYLERLKRGRGR from the coding sequence ATGAAACTCAAGGACGTGGCCGATCGCCTCGGCGGGATCTGCGTGCGTGGTGTGCGTCGCCTGGTGCAACGCGGCGAGTTGCCGGCACCGGTGAAGGTGGGCGGGCGTTCGTGCCTGTTCGAGTCAGACGTGCAGACGTATCTGGAACGGCTCAAGCGGGGGCGTGGCCGATGA
- a CDS encoding ribbon-helix-helix protein, CopG family — MIEVTMPEPKDKFSISMDPELVQRLDAIAEARDEARSTLIERIVRHGVADEEKFLSDMESPVNRVIAQLLTESPKITMALARLVGEQLTEEEVGKLRVEAERGKARQKKKRGSK; from the coding sequence ATGATCGAGGTCACCATGCCAGAACCAAAAGACAAATTCAGCATTTCGATGGATCCGGAACTCGTGCAGCGGCTGGACGCGATTGCGGAGGCGCGAGACGAGGCCCGGTCCACACTCATTGAGCGGATTGTACGGCATGGCGTCGCGGATGAGGAAAAATTTCTCTCCGACATGGAAAGTCCGGTCAATCGGGTGATCGCACAACTGCTCACCGAGTCGCCCAAGATCACGATGGCCCTGGCGCGCCTGGTGGGCGAACAGCTCACGGAAGAAGAAGTCGGGAAGCTGCGGGTGGAAGCTGAGCGTGGAAAAGCACGCCAGAAGAAAAAGCGAGGGAGTAAGTAA